One region of Ferrimicrobium sp. genomic DNA includes:
- a CDS encoding WhiB family transcriptional regulator, whose protein sequence is MTGENWRDQASCRGWGLNLFFPPDEPRGESPGERRLRENQAKRVCHGCPVQQDCLEWALAKGESRGIWGGRNELERKAMIRARRHIRVVV, encoded by the coding sequence ATGACAGGCGAAAACTGGAGAGATCAGGCTTCATGTCGAGGTTGGGGATTAAACCTTTTTTTCCCGCCTGATGAGCCAAGGGGTGAGTCACCCGGAGAACGTCGACTGCGAGAAAACCAAGCAAAACGCGTCTGCCATGGTTGCCCAGTGCAGCAGGACTGTCTTGAGTGGGCATTGGCAAAGGGTGAATCTCGAGGCATCTGGGGTGGGCGTAACGAGTTGGAGCGCAAGGCGATGATCCGCGCACGACGACATATCCGGGTGGTCGTCTAG